From the Petrotoga sp. 9PW.55.5.1 genome, one window contains:
- a CDS encoding VWA-like domain-containing protein, with protein MEDILQKAWIELEKESLFFSYLRMNFDSVPTNSVRTVKVSITPQGKFRLLYNPIRLKNLGLNITKGILKHEIYHIIFGHIFIKPKNKREKGIWDLAMDAAVNQYIRELDAISEPLDVMVSEGHAPDNEFFFVTAPMDQLNKTAEEYYRYIIKFLEENKMIDVEEISEIREKQGDSHEFSSEIPEEMAFDVVNEFVTKAYDKAKSNLPDGIEMAISIIVKKPFLNWQTLLRRFFGSSIIVEKYRTILRPNRRYEDQPGWMTERGPNIVVILDTSGSIIEEEFNIFFSEIESIAKTLGGKVTLIEADNRVQNILNYNKGSWKELILKGKGSTDMQPAIDYVEENIRPEGIIIFTDGWVEVPMIKRRILFVLSKKYNPEFLNNVIEYYGKNNIAIIN; from the coding sequence ATGGAAGATATTCTTCAAAAAGCTTGGATAGAGTTAGAGAAAGAAAGTCTATTTTTTTCATACCTTAGAATGAATTTTGATTCTGTGCCAACCAATTCTGTTCGAACTGTAAAAGTTTCGATTACTCCACAAGGAAAATTTAGATTATTATATAACCCAATTAGATTAAAAAATCTGGGATTGAACATTACAAAAGGTATATTAAAACATGAAATCTATCATATAATATTCGGGCATATTTTTATAAAGCCTAAGAATAAAAGAGAAAAAGGTATCTGGGATTTAGCTATGGATGCAGCTGTAAACCAATATATCAGAGAATTAGACGCAATTTCTGAACCTTTAGATGTTATGGTATCAGAAGGTCATGCTCCAGACAACGAATTCTTTTTTGTTACAGCACCCATGGATCAGTTAAATAAGACTGCTGAAGAATATTATCGATATATAATAAAATTCTTAGAAGAGAATAAAATGATTGACGTAGAAGAAATATCTGAAATAAGAGAAAAGCAAGGTGATTCACATGAATTTTCTTCTGAAATACCAGAAGAAATGGCTTTTGATGTTGTGAATGAATTTGTAACAAAAGCATATGATAAGGCCAAATCAAATCTTCCAGATGGAATTGAAATGGCTATTTCAATAATAGTAAAAAAACCGTTTTTAAACTGGCAAACTCTCTTAAGAAGGTTTTTTGGAAGTTCAATAATAGTAGAAAAATATAGAACAATCTTAAGACCTAATAGAAGGTACGAAGATCAACCTGGTTGGATGACTGAACGGGGTCCAAACATCGTAGTAATATTAGACACCAGTGGTTCTATTATAGAAGAAGAATTCAACATTTTTTTCAGTGAAATCGAAAGTATAGCAAAAACTCTTGGTGGAAAAGTTACTTTAATAGAGGCTGATAATCGTGTTCAAAACATTTTGAATTATAATAAAGGAAGTTGGAAAGAGTTAATTTTAAAAGGTAAAGGTTCAACAGATATGCAACCAGCTATAGATTACGTAGAAGAGAATATTCGTCCAGAAGGAATTATAATATTTACAGATGGATGGGTTGAGGTACCAATGATAAAAAGAAGAATACTATTTGTTCTATCAAAAAAATATAATCCCGAGTTTTTAAATAATGTTATAGAATATTATGGTAAAAATAATATAGCGATAATTAATTGA
- a CDS encoding AAA family ATPase → MKPSSIKYISKKIMEAGEIPLLWGHFGVGKTDIAREIAQETGRELIILIISQMEPGDLIGLPSRDSERTVFLKPDWWPENDNVIIMIDEINRAHRSIRNAIMQLLIDRRIHNHILPDGAWIMGAANPPDEEYDQVDLITDPAFMSRFFHLELSPDVEDWVNWSYEKRVKKEIISFIQEYPEYLASDHIVSMRLDLRPSPRSWFKLANVLSHLSENDIKDYGYIIAASIVGSEASRAFLSHLENKVELPNPRELLLEAKYLDRIGKLTNEEKVSLILRINNYFESLNEEDMQEILSDGYQKTIADNIKKISNLVPKDALFSVLRFLNEMAEKNKGLKRAFYDKLLEEIAIKLEDSSWIEGI, encoded by the coding sequence ATGAAACCATCATCTATAAAATATATTTCAAAAAAAATAATGGAAGCAGGAGAAATTCCATTATTATGGGGGCATTTTGGGGTTGGAAAAACAGATATAGCCAGAGAAATTGCTCAAGAAACAGGAAGAGAACTAATCATTTTAATAATTTCTCAAATGGAACCCGGAGATTTAATAGGGCTTCCTTCTAGAGATTCCGAGAGAACGGTTTTCCTAAAACCTGATTGGTGGCCAGAAAATGATAATGTGATCATAATGATAGATGAAATAAACAGGGCTCATCGATCAATAAGGAATGCAATAATGCAACTTTTGATAGATAGAAGGATACATAATCATATACTACCAGATGGTGCATGGATTATGGGAGCTGCAAATCCTCCTGATGAAGAATACGATCAAGTTGATTTAATAACCGATCCTGCTTTTATGTCAAGATTCTTTCATCTTGAATTATCTCCTGATGTTGAGGATTGGGTAAATTGGTCTTATGAAAAAAGAGTTAAGAAGGAGATAATTTCCTTTATTCAAGAATATCCAGAGTATTTAGCTTCAGACCACATAGTATCAATGAGGTTAGATTTAAGGCCTAGTCCAAGGAGCTGGTTTAAACTTGCTAATGTATTATCTCATTTATCTGAAAATGATATAAAAGATTATGGGTACATTATAGCAGCTTCTATTGTTGGTTCAGAGGCATCTAGAGCTTTTCTATCTCATCTTGAAAACAAGGTAGAATTACCAAATCCAAGAGAATTACTGCTTGAAGCAAAGTATTTAGATAGAATTGGAAAGCTAACCAATGAAGAAAAAGTAAGTTTAATACTCAGAATAAATAATTATTTTGAATCATTAAATGAAGAAGATATGCAGGAAATATTATCGGATGGATACCAAAAAACCATTGCAGATAATATAAAAAAGATTAGCAATCTGGTACCTAAAGATGCTTTGTTTTCTGTATTAAGATTTTTAAATGAAATGGCTGAAAAAAACAAAGGCTTAAAAAGAGCTTTCTATGACAAGCTACTAGAAGAAATTGCTATAAAACTCGAAGACTCATCTTGGATAGAAGGGATCTAG
- a CDS encoding SBBP repeat-containing protein, with translation MRWSNIINEQGSFSSIKNTVNGWIIGGYIITNNQKEAYLLEIGSTGNKIWENTYGREKDEEIIDMIVSNNNIIAIGTSNSNPERQKDLLILKYSREGILIFQDEYGYTSFNENPTSISRDSEGNIYISGYTTTLNEREWKGFILKINKQIENLNSLEVDFFEILSIRALSRVEDIYVDNNKIYLIGYSVESWPDYDIFLRVINSNNILIDQRIYEGKDREIIKSFKILSNGGFIGVGEIIVENQGSFPLIMKTDKDYKIRK, from the coding sequence ATGAGATGGTCTAATATAATTAACGAACAAGGTAGTTTTAGCTCAATAAAAAATACTGTAAATGGATGGATAATAGGTGGATATATAATAACCAATAATCAAAAAGAGGCTTACTTATTGGAAATTGGTAGTACAGGGAATAAAATTTGGGAAAACACTTATGGCAGAGAAAAAGACGAAGAAATCATAGATATGATAGTAAGCAATAATAATATAATAGCTATAGGAACTTCCAACTCAAATCCAGAGAGGCAAAAAGATTTATTAATATTAAAATACAGTAGGGAAGGCATCTTGATATTTCAAGATGAATATGGCTATACGTCCTTTAACGAAAATCCGACTTCAATTTCTCGTGATTCAGAAGGAAATATATATATTAGTGGATACACTACCACATTAAATGAAAGGGAATGGAAAGGATTTATCCTAAAAATAAACAAACAGATTGAAAATTTAAATAGTTTAGAAGTTGATTTTTTTGAAATTTTATCTATCAGAGCTTTATCTAGGGTAGAAGATATATATGTAGACAATAATAAAATTTATTTAATAGGATATAGCGTCGAAAGTTGGCCAGATTATGATATCTTTTTAAGAGTTATCAATAGTAATAATATTTTAATAGATCAAAGGATTTATGAAGGGAAGGATCGGGAGATTATCAAATCATTTAAAATTTTATCTAATGGAGGTTTTATAGGAGTAGGAGAAATCATTGTTGAAAATCAAGGGTCATTTCCTCTTATTATGAAAACGGATAAAGATTACAAAATAAGAAAATAA
- a CDS encoding Rne/Rng family ribonuclease: MRTKVGNQVMDEEKIMLVSKALEEIRIAILENSRLSEVFFEDFETDRNIGKVFVGIIENKVPSLEAFFVNIGLGKNGFLRYKDASGDPNNYKKGDKILVQVKKDGGIRKGPQLSMNVSIPGKYLVYIPNSSDNLGISRRITQEKERQRLRNLAKKILNENESLIFRTNSYGIEEQEALKELQELREKYNQIKEKMGNLKAPNIVYQESDFLGYILRERLDSQTKKVITDDKKSFKKLKKSLKDFDLNPRIEFEKGDIFKIYRIYDQLNEIFDKKIELNGGGTITIDSTEALTAIDVDSAGNLEGKNVEETSYITNIEAAKEIVRQLKLRNIGGMIVVDFIDMKDSSHRKEVIDVIREESKKDKSRVKVLGFTNMGLLELIRKRTTQPLDTNVFSRCPVCHGTGKIIAPSLIYGRLVKEIQSLIKEIKKEKVKNLELNVYHNLSGYLTTSVINELEKELKVQIEVNFNWQNPNSYNIKYKK, encoded by the coding sequence ATGAGAACAAAGGTAGGAAATCAAGTAATGGACGAAGAAAAAATCATGTTAGTTAGTAAGGCTTTAGAAGAAATTAGAATAGCTATATTAGAAAATTCAAGATTAAGTGAAGTTTTTTTCGAGGATTTTGAAACGGATAGGAATATTGGTAAAGTATTTGTAGGAATAATAGAGAATAAAGTTCCCAGTTTGGAAGCTTTCTTCGTTAATATTGGGTTAGGTAAGAATGGATTTTTAAGATACAAAGATGCTTCTGGGGACCCTAATAATTACAAAAAGGGAGATAAAATTTTAGTTCAAGTAAAAAAAGATGGCGGGATTAGGAAAGGCCCGCAATTGTCAATGAATGTAAGCATTCCCGGTAAATATTTAGTTTATATACCTAATTCAAGCGATAATTTAGGGATTTCTAGGCGAATAACACAAGAAAAGGAAAGGCAAAGATTAAGGAATTTAGCTAAAAAGATTTTAAATGAAAATGAAAGTTTAATCTTCAGAACAAATTCTTATGGTATAGAAGAACAAGAAGCTTTAAAAGAGTTGCAAGAGTTGAGAGAGAAGTATAATCAAATAAAAGAAAAAATGGGAAACTTAAAAGCACCAAATATAGTATATCAAGAGTCAGATTTTTTAGGTTATATTTTGAGAGAAAGACTTGATTCTCAAACAAAGAAGGTAATTACTGATGACAAAAAAAGTTTCAAAAAATTAAAAAAGAGTCTTAAAGATTTTGATTTAAATCCCAGAATAGAGTTTGAAAAAGGAGATATTTTTAAAATTTATCGAATATATGATCAATTAAATGAAATTTTTGATAAAAAAATTGAGCTTAACGGTGGTGGAACTATCACCATAGATAGTACTGAAGCTCTTACTGCTATAGATGTTGATTCAGCTGGTAATTTAGAAGGAAAAAACGTAGAAGAAACGTCTTATATAACAAACATTGAAGCTGCCAAAGAGATTGTTAGACAATTAAAGTTGCGGAATATTGGTGGGATGATTGTTGTGGATTTTATCGACATGAAAGATTCTTCTCATAGGAAAGAAGTGATCGATGTTATAAGAGAAGAATCAAAGAAAGACAAATCACGTGTAAAAGTACTAGGGTTTACAAACATGGGATTATTAGAATTAATAAGAAAAAGAACTACTCAGCCTTTAGATACTAATGTGTTTTCGAGATGTCCAGTGTGTCACGGAACTGGGAAAATCATAGCCCCTTCCTTGATCTATGGTAGATTAGTAAAAGAAATACAATCTTTGATTAAGGAAATTAAGAAAGAAAAAGTGAAAAATTTGGAATTAAATGTCTATCATAATTTGTCTGGTTATTTAACAACCTCAGTAATTAATGAGCTAGAAAAAGAATTAAAAGTACAAATTGAGGTTAATTTTAATTGGCAAAACCCGAATTCCTATAATATAAAATACAAAAAATAA
- the pth gene encoding aminoacyl-tRNA hydrolase: MRNLVIGLGNPGPRYVFTRHNVGFLALDRYEGIKKDTQNIKKISGKNFEGYEINNNIFVKPMTYMNASGEVLPYIFKKFGKIEENLLVIYDDIWLNLGEIRIRKNGSDGGHNGLKSIINILKSTEFPRIRIGINEGYVHGSGDLANYVLSPFTDQELQILDIVLNKVSEVIDYILDNKIDEAMNKYNRKFSK, from the coding sequence GTGAGAAATCTGGTAATAGGTTTAGGCAATCCTGGCCCGCGTTATGTTTTCACAAGACATAACGTGGGCTTTTTGGCTTTGGACAGATATGAAGGAATCAAAAAAGATACTCAAAATATTAAAAAAATATCCGGAAAAAATTTCGAAGGGTATGAAATTAACAATAATATATTTGTAAAACCCATGACTTATATGAATGCAAGTGGAGAAGTTTTGCCTTATATTTTCAAAAAATTTGGTAAAATAGAAGAGAATCTTTTAGTGATTTACGATGATATATGGTTGAACTTAGGTGAAATTCGAATAAGAAAGAACGGATCTGACGGAGGTCATAATGGTTTGAAATCAATTATAAACATATTAAAAAGTACGGAATTTCCTAGAATAAGAATTGGAATTAACGAAGGATATGTTCATGGTTCTGGGGATTTGGCTAATTATGTGTTATCTCCTTTTACAGATCAAGAACTGCAAATTTTAGATATCGTCTTAAACAAGGTCTCTGAAGTTATTGACTATATTTTAGACAACAAAATAGACGAGGCGATGAATAAATATAATAGAAAATTTTCAAAATGA
- a CDS encoding 50S ribosomal protein L25: protein MATVFKLDVKSRDPKVKANKYRSEKLVPAEVYGPALKENIHLNIPFKELESMLEKVSETTLIELNLKEENQEGKKVTCFVRTVQRHKVSDRPIHVDFYVPQEGRKMHLRIPIEYEGEPVGVTQGGNMNIYVHEIPVNILPSEVVDSIKIDISELKIDESLTTSDIKNLLPPSAEVLLQEEEVLVSVLEPKSIEEVEEALEEREELAEPEVIEERTQENMKEE from the coding sequence ATGGCAACAGTTTTTAAATTGGATGTGAAAAGTAGAGATCCAAAAGTTAAGGCAAATAAATACAGAAGTGAGAAGCTAGTTCCAGCTGAAGTTTATGGTCCCGCTTTAAAAGAGAATATACATTTAAACATTCCTTTTAAAGAATTGGAAAGTATGCTGGAAAAGGTATCAGAGACTACTTTAATTGAGTTGAACCTTAAAGAAGAAAATCAAGAAGGGAAAAAAGTTACATGTTTTGTAAGAACAGTACAAAGGCACAAAGTTTCTGATCGTCCTATACATGTTGATTTCTATGTTCCGCAAGAAGGAAGAAAGATGCATCTTAGAATTCCTATTGAATACGAAGGGGAACCAGTTGGAGTTACACAGGGTGGAAACATGAATATATATGTTCATGAAATACCTGTAAACATCTTACCTTCTGAGGTTGTTGATTCAATAAAAATTGATATTTCTGAGTTAAAAATCGATGAATCATTAACGACTTCTGATATCAAAAATCTTCTTCCACCAAGTGCGGAAGTGTTACTCCAAGAAGAAGAAGTGCTTGTGAGTGTACTTGAACCCAAATCTATTGAGGAAGTTGAGGAAGCTCTAGAAGAGAGAGAAGAGCTTGCAGAACCAGAAGTGATAGAAGAAAGAACACAAGAAAACATGAAGGAAGAATAA
- a CDS encoding ribose-phosphate pyrophosphokinase — protein sequence MPIKENQFKVFAGNSNIPLAKKIVEYMGTRLGDCEVSTFSDGEVNVKINETVRGFDVYIIQSIAPPVNKNFMEMLIMIDALRRASAASISVIIPYFGYARQDRKARGRDPITAKLVANLITTAGATRVVTIDLHAEQIQGFFDIPVDNLWSFPIFSKFFIEEMKLSPKDTVVVSPDVGGVKRARKFAEKIGCSLAILDKRRPKDNVAQVINVIGDVEGENCIIFDDIIDTGGSLSAAADVLRQKGAENIIAAATHGIFSNGAVTNLQNSNIDKIIVTDTIYHNELPDKFVLLSSSTLLGEAIVRIRKNLSVSILFR from the coding sequence ATGCCCATTAAAGAGAATCAATTTAAGGTATTTGCTGGTAACTCAAATATTCCGTTAGCAAAAAAAATAGTTGAATACATGGGAACAAGGTTGGGAGATTGTGAGGTTTCTACTTTTTCTGATGGTGAAGTAAATGTCAAAATAAATGAAACTGTAAGAGGATTCGATGTTTACATAATTCAATCAATTGCTCCCCCAGTAAATAAAAATTTTATGGAAATGCTAATTATGATAGATGCTCTCAGAAGAGCTTCGGCAGCTTCTATATCTGTAATAATACCTTATTTTGGATATGCTAGGCAAGATAGAAAGGCCAGGGGTAGGGATCCTATAACAGCTAAATTAGTAGCTAATCTTATAACTACAGCAGGTGCAACAAGAGTTGTAACAATTGATCTCCACGCTGAGCAAATACAGGGTTTTTTTGATATACCCGTGGATAACTTATGGAGTTTTCCTATATTCTCCAAGTTCTTTATTGAGGAAATGAAATTATCTCCAAAAGATACAGTAGTAGTTTCTCCTGATGTAGGCGGGGTAAAAAGGGCCAGAAAATTCGCGGAAAAAATAGGTTGTTCATTGGCAATTCTTGATAAAAGAAGGCCAAAAGATAATGTCGCCCAAGTAATCAATGTAATAGGTGACGTAGAAGGTGAAAACTGTATAATCTTTGATGATATTATAGACACCGGAGGCTCACTTTCTGCAGCTGCCGACGTTTTACGTCAAAAAGGCGCTGAAAATATCATAGCTGCAGCCACACACGGTATATTTTCTAATGGTGCCGTAACTAATTTACAAAATTCAAATATTGATAAAATAATTGTTACAGATACAATATATCATAATGAATTGCCTGACAAATTTGTTTTGCTTTCTTCTTCCACCCTTTTAGGTGAAGCAATTGTAAGAATAAGAAAGAATTTATCTGTAAGTATACTATTTAGATAA
- the glmU gene encoding bifunctional UDP-N-acetylglucosamine diphosphorylase/glucosamine-1-phosphate N-acetyltransferase GlmU yields the protein MKILILAAGQGKRMKSKMPKVAHKILDKPMINWVIDVAKQLSKDIGVVLGNGIEQVKKLLDDDIKIFEQKERLGTGHAVMSAEQFIDNNEDILILYGDVPFLSKSTLDSLIKVHQENDNEATILTIELEDPTGYGRIIKKGNEFIKIVEEKDTKAEEKEIKEVYTGIAIYKGEKLKRALKNITPQNAQGEYYLTDVFRYFKKVKIVKTDREIEVAGVNDRVQLANLEKKIRKEILTNHMLNGVTIIDPDTTYISPDVEIGIDTIIHPQTYIFGNSRIGQNCEIGPMTRIKKCVIENDVKIIRSECELSEIKSNVSIGPFSRLREGTIIEEGVKIGNFVETKKTHVSKNSKAQHLTYLGDTYVGEEVNIGAGTITCNFDGEKKNKTYIDDKSFIGSNTSLVAPIKIGKNSLIGAGSVITKDVPENSLALGRAHQVNKEGWLLEKSIQKVQNIKKGE from the coding sequence ATTAAAATATTAATACTTGCTGCAGGACAAGGAAAAAGAATGAAATCAAAAATGCCAAAAGTTGCTCATAAAATATTAGATAAACCCATGATAAATTGGGTCATTGATGTTGCAAAACAACTTTCAAAAGATATAGGAGTAGTTCTCGGAAATGGGATTGAACAAGTAAAGAAACTTTTAGATGATGATATAAAAATTTTTGAGCAGAAAGAAAGGTTAGGGACTGGGCATGCTGTTATGTCTGCTGAGCAATTTATAGATAATAATGAAGATATTCTTATACTTTATGGTGATGTGCCTTTTTTATCAAAATCGACCTTAGATTCACTAATAAAAGTCCATCAAGAAAATGATAATGAAGCTACGATTCTAACTATCGAGTTAGAAGATCCCACTGGATACGGAAGGATAATTAAAAAGGGGAATGAGTTTATAAAAATAGTAGAAGAAAAGGATACAAAGGCGGAAGAAAAAGAAATAAAAGAAGTTTATACGGGGATAGCTATTTACAAAGGCGAAAAGTTAAAAAGAGCTTTAAAGAATATTACTCCTCAGAATGCTCAAGGCGAATATTATCTTACAGATGTTTTCCGTTATTTCAAAAAAGTAAAAATAGTTAAAACTGATAGAGAAATTGAAGTTGCCGGAGTTAATGATAGAGTTCAACTAGCAAATCTAGAAAAGAAAATAAGAAAAGAAATTTTGACAAATCATATGTTGAATGGAGTTACGATAATTGATCCTGACACAACTTACATATCTCCTGATGTAGAGATCGGTATCGATACTATCATACATCCACAAACATATATATTTGGGAATAGTAGAATAGGACAAAATTGTGAAATAGGTCCGATGACGAGAATAAAAAAATGTGTAATTGAAAATGATGTAAAGATAATACGCTCAGAATGTGAATTAAGTGAAATAAAGAGTAACGTTTCAATAGGCCCTTTTTCACGATTAAGGGAAGGTACTATAATAGAAGAAGGGGTAAAAATAGGGAATTTCGTAGAAACAAAAAAAACGCACGTTTCAAAAAACAGCAAAGCTCAGCATTTGACTTACTTAGGAGATACTTATGTTGGGGAAGAAGTAAATATTGGGGCAGGGACTATAACTTGTAATTTTGATGGGGAAAAAAAGAATAAAACATATATAGATGACAAATCATTTATAGGTAGCAACACATCATTAGTAGCGCCAATAAAAATAGGGAAAAATTCATTGATCGGTGCTGGTTCTGTAATTACTAAGGACGTGCCTGAAAACTCACTAGCATTAGGAAGAGCTCATCAAGTAAATAAAGAAGGCTGGTTATTAGAAAAATCTATTCAAAAGGTTCAAAATATTAAGAAGGGAGAATAA
- the ruvA gene encoding Holliday junction branch migration protein RuvA produces MVRKIKAILEDVESEIVLLKVGDFTLEAYPSFNILKDFKIGDQYDFYAFLELNDWSSSLYIFKDNIEREVFEMLKKVSKIGPRMASKILRKIDAREFIALINSQDKEELEKLPGIGKKTAERLVSELQESLSKYSNIDNIHHKKNKNSKEAIEALESLGFQKYEILKVLEELNTSDMSTEEIIKKCLSRL; encoded by the coding sequence ATGGTTAGGAAGATTAAAGCTATTTTAGAAGATGTTGAAAGTGAAATTGTGCTGTTAAAGGTAGGAGATTTTACCTTAGAGGCTTATCCTTCTTTTAATATCTTAAAAGATTTTAAAATTGGGGATCAATACGATTTCTATGCCTTTTTGGAATTAAATGATTGGAGTAGTTCTCTCTATATTTTTAAAGACAATATAGAGAGAGAGGTATTTGAGATGTTAAAAAAAGTATCAAAAATTGGTCCAAGAATGGCATCAAAAATCTTAAGAAAAATTGATGCTCGAGAGTTTATTGCTCTCATTAATTCACAAGACAAGGAAGAATTAGAAAAGCTTCCTGGAATTGGGAAAAAAACCGCTGAAAGATTGGTATCTGAGCTGCAGGAATCACTGAGTAAATATTCCAATATCGATAATATTCACCATAAAAAGAACAAGAATTCTAAAGAAGCCATAGAAGCCTTAGAATCTTTAGGCTTTCAAAAATATGAAATTTTGAAGGTTTTAGAAGAGTTGAACACCTCAGATATGAGCACAGAAGAGATTATTAAAAAGTGTCTTTCAAGGTTATAG
- a CDS encoding folylpolyglutamate synthase/dihydrofolate synthase family protein, whose amino-acid sequence MEFNKLLEYIYQRGSANFKVKLGLERIVELTKRIGNPQKNYKTIHVTGTNGKGSVTNALSYIFRYQGMKVGTFTSPHLVSINERIKINGENISDEDFIQTFLEMEHEIKEMDIKGEDYAPSFFEITTAMALKYFEKQKVDIAIVEVGLGGRLDATNVIDSDIAVITSISKDHVKTLGDSLEKIAYEKAGIIKKDNYLVLGNIEEKPKKVILERAKEVGVKKIFEEGKDYYSSNHRFEINQNTMDYNGVNVGIKDLVFKANGSFQMGNIATTLATIEAYQSKFNVNLSIDSTRKALKEFYWEGRFDYSEINGKKIVFDGAHNFSATEQLKSSVGIYFPEQRKIALIGILEDKDYINMAKIFSSIFDKIIITTVPTERGKHPELIFEEFKKHLADLEFISDPIEGFNKLLLEKSDIYFVTGSLYLVGKIKESLFNKDLVI is encoded by the coding sequence ATGGAATTCAATAAATTGCTTGAATATATTTATCAAAGAGGATCTGCTAATTTTAAAGTAAAATTGGGTTTAGAAAGAATAGTGGAGCTTACAAAAAGAATTGGTAATCCTCAGAAAAATTACAAAACTATTCATGTAACGGGAACTAACGGCAAAGGCAGCGTTACAAACGCATTGTCATATATTTTTCGTTATCAAGGTATGAAAGTAGGTACCTTTACTTCTCCTCACCTAGTATCTATAAATGAAAGAATTAAAATAAATGGAGAGAACATAAGTGACGAGGATTTTATTCAAACTTTTTTAGAAATGGAACATGAAATAAAAGAAATGGATATTAAAGGAGAAGATTATGCTCCTTCGTTTTTTGAAATAACAACAGCAATGGCATTAAAATATTTCGAAAAACAAAAAGTTGATATAGCTATAGTGGAAGTGGGTTTAGGCGGGAGATTGGACGCCACAAATGTTATCGATTCTGATATTGCAGTAATCACATCTATATCAAAAGATCATGTCAAAACTTTGGGTGATTCTTTGGAAAAAATAGCTTATGAAAAAGCTGGTATAATAAAAAAAGATAATTATTTAGTTTTAGGGAATATTGAAGAAAAACCCAAAAAAGTCATACTAGAAAGAGCTAAGGAAGTTGGGGTAAAAAAGATATTTGAAGAAGGAAAAGATTATTATTCTTCAAATCATAGATTTGAAATTAACCAAAACACGATGGATTATAATGGCGTTAATGTTGGAATAAAGGATTTAGTTTTTAAAGCAAATGGTTCTTTTCAAATGGGTAATATTGCAACAACTTTGGCAACTATCGAGGCTTATCAATCAAAATTTAACGTAAATCTTTCAATAGATTCAACAAGAAAGGCTTTAAAGGAATTTTATTGGGAGGGAAGATTTGATTATAGTGAGATTAACGGGAAAAAGATAGTTTTTGATGGAGCACATAATTTTTCTGCAACTGAACAATTGAAAAGCAGTGTAGGAATTTATTTTCCAGAACAAAGAAAAATAGCCTTAATTGGCATATTAGAAGACAAAGATTATATAAATATGGCAAAAATATTTTCTTCTATATTCGATAAAATTATTATCACAACTGTGCCTACAGAAAGAGGGAAACATCCTGAATTGATATTCGAAGAATTCAAAAAACACTTAGCAGACTTGGAGTTTATATCAGATCCTATAGAAGGTTTTAATAAATTATTGTTAGAGAAAAGTGACATTTATTTTGTAACAGGCTCTTTGTATCTTGTTGGGAAAATCAAGGAATCACTATTTAACAAAGATTTGGTAATTTAA